The Clostridia bacterium region AAAGCGGCAACCATAGCCCGTTCATTTCCGGTGGCACCGGCATGCGCCACTCCTCTTAAGTTGCCCATTACAATAATATTGCCCCCAGCAATGACTTCGGCCCCAGGGTTCACATCTCCCATGATCACGACATTACCGGGATAGCGGATGCTCTGGCCGGACCGCAGGGTGCGCTGCAAAAGTATCGTATTCTCCGCGTCAATTTCCGGCCATTCTTGAGCTAACCCACTTTTATCCTCTCCTTGGGATGGAGTTGTTTCATGAGCTCGTCCTTCGCCTACCCTTGAGGTAAACTTCATAGCATCTCCTCCTGAAAACCTTGAGAAACCATTGCCCGGATTAAACCCTGAAGGTCTTGGGAGCTTGTCCTCCATGCCACCGCAATTGCTAAAAATTAACTTCTACAGAACACTCCCAAATCCTTCCCCTTCTCCAAAAAAACGAGCCGGTTTTTTCCTTGTTTTTCCATCATTTTCAGACACCAGTTTCCCTTTTCCTCTGAGCCGCCGTTTACTCGGCAGGAATCTCGACATAGAACTCCGGCGGGAGCGTGAATTCTTCTTCTTTCTCATTGAGACCGAAATACTCTTCAAAAACAGCTTTCGCCACATAACCGGCTGAACCGCTGCCGGACATGCCGTATTCTACAATACCGGCAAAAGCCAGCTGCGGGTCGTCGACCGGGGCAAAAGCAATAAACACGCCGTGAAAATCATTTTTGCCGTCGCCCGCCAACCCGGTCTCCGCCGTGCCGGTCTTGGCTCCCACCTTGATGTATTCCGGAAAATGGCGGAAAAGGGAGTAAGCCGTTCCCCCCGGCGCCGTGGTGTTCAGCATGGCCCTGGCTGTTCTGGCCAGGGTTTCCTTGTTCATAGGCACCTCCATTATTAATTCAGGCTCAAATTGCTTGACCAGGTTGCCCTCCGCATCATAAATGGAATCCACCAGGTAGGGTTTGTACCGGTAGCCCCCGTTAACCAAAGTGGCCACGTAATTGGCCAGCTGCAGCATGGTGTAGCTGTTGGATCCCTGCCCGATGGAAGTATTATAGGTATCAAAAGGCTGCCAGGTGGTTTCGAAATTCAAATCGATCCGGTACCGGGCTTCCAAGCTCCGCTCTTCCTGCTGCTGCTTGGCCCGGAGGGCCGCCTTTTCCTCTTCGGTGACCGCTTGCTGCAGCAGGTCCTCATACTTCTTGGCCAGGTTCTCCCGCAGCCTGTCATACTTGCGGTTGATGAGCACCGTGTTGAGCTCTTTCTTCCATTCCGGTGTCGGCAAGACCCCTTTTGCTTCGCCGGGCAAGTCCGTCAACCCTGTCGGTGAACCCAGACCTAAAGCCTGGCCCACCCGGACAATATGGTCGATACCCGCCAGTTCGGCGGCATACTGGAAAAAGGTGTTGCAGGAGACGGCCATGGCCCGGTCAAAGTCCACCCGTCCATGGGCCTGCCAGCATTTGATATATGGCGGTTTCCAGTATCTCCCGGCACAGTTAACCGACAAATTTCCGCCGGTTAACTTCCCGGACTCCAGCAGAGCCAAGGCAGTAACTGGCTTAAACGTGGACCCGGGGGGATACACCGCTTGAATGGCCCGGTTGAACGCCGGCTTTAGATCCTGGTCGTTGTAATAATCCCTTTTTTGCCCGTAACTGCCGTCCACAAAGTCATTGGGATTCATGGTGGGATAGGAAGCCATGGCCAGGATGGCACCGGTCTTGACATCAATCACCACGCCGGCTCCGGCCCTGGATTTGGGATTTTTGTTTGCTTGAATTTGCAGGATCACTTCTTCCAAGCTCTCTTCCAGCACTTTCTGCAAATCATAATCAATGGTCAGTTTAAGGGTATGGCCTTGCGTGGGCTCCAGGGTCACCGGGAATTCCCGCACTATCCGGTGCCTGGCATCTACTTCCACCGGCTGGGCTCCTTTTTGTCCCCGCAGCCCGCCAATAATCTGCCGGTCATCCTCCCAGATTTCATAGGTCCGCTCCAAACCGGTCTTGCCGATCCGGTCGTTCAAGCTGTAATCATAGTCCTGGTACAGTTCCAATTCCTTTTCGCTGATGGCACCTTCGTACCCGATAATATGGCCCGCCAGGGTTCCTTCCGGGTAATACCGCATGGGTTCCGCCCTGATCACCAGCCCCGGCAGTTCGCTGCGCCTTTCTTCCAACTTGGTAATCAAAGTAACCGCTTCTTCACCCCAGGGCAGCCGGTAGATTTCCAGGGATTCGAAACGCCTGGCGTGATTGTTCAACTTTTGGATGATACTGTCGGCAGTTATTTCCGGGTCGTCCAGGAGTTCCGCCAGCCTTTCCGCCACCTGCCTCTCCAGTGCCGCATCGTTGAGATGGGACACGGAGATGGTATAGACCGGCTTACTGGTGGCCAGCACTTTGCCGTCGGCGGTCATGATCTCACCCCGGCTGGCAGGAATGGACAGCATCCGGATCCGGTTGCCGTCGGATTTTAATTGATAGGCCTCGGCATTGATGACCTGGAGCATAAACAACCTGGCCAGCAGGACCAGGAAAATGAGCACGGTTACACCAAAATACACTTTTAACTTCAGGTGCAGTTCCTTGTTCTCTTCCATGGTCACCCTCCCCTCGGCAAGATCACCGGCGTTCCGGGCGAAGCAGCCCTTCCGTCAGAGAACGGTACAAGGGCCGGTAAAGTAAAATCCCCAGCAATGTGTTATAAGCACATAAAGGCAGTACCATGTGGCTGAAAGGTGCCCAGGCGCCTCCCCCTGCCACCAGGGAAAACAACATGAAGTAGATAAGCAAGAAACCCAGGGTGCCGGTAAACACAGCGAAAACCGGTACCAGGATATTGTCTTTAAAAAACCTTTTCTCGCCCCAGCCGATGGCATAACCCACCAGCATCTTGCAGGCCGCATTTAACCCCACATAATTGCCCAGCAGCAGGTCCTCCACCAGGCCGTAAACAAACCCCAGCTTCGCTCCCGCTGCGCTGCCCCGGAATAAGGAATAGATGATGACCAGCACCAGGAGCAAATCCGGTTTGACACCGGCCAGGGTTAAGTGGTTAAACAAGGTTGCCTCTAAGGTCAAAGAGAGGAATAAAGCGGCACCTAAAATAAAATAGTGCATTTATTCCCCTCCCTTCTCGCTGAGAATGACAAACACTTCCTCGATCCGGTCAAAGTCCACAAAAGGCATGATCAGCGCTTTTTTCATCAACCCGTTGGGTTCGTCCACCACTTCCACCACGTAGCCAATCCGTAGCCCTTTAGGAAAAATGCCTCCCAACCCGGAGGTGATCACCGTCTGGTTCTCCTTCACCGGGCTGTCATGAGGAAGCTGGATCATCTGTAACGGTATGTCCTTATCCCCGGTACTTTCCACGATGCCGGGAAAACGAGTGCTTTGGATCATGCCGCCCAGGGCACCCTCGTGATCCAGGATTAACACCACTTCCGCCGAACGTTCTCCCACCGTACCGAGCCTGCCGACCACTCCCTTGGGAGTAATGACCGCCATGCCTTCCCTTAACCCATGGTTTCGCCCCCGGTCAATGGTCAGGGTCTGGCGCCAGTTGGAAGGGTTGCGGGCCACCACCCTGGCGGCCAGCATGTCGAAATGGTCGGCCAGGTTCTCCCCGAAATTCAGCATAGCCCGCAGCCGGATATTCTCTAAACGGTACTCCTCCGTTAGCTGCACCCGTCTTTCCAATTCCGCCAGCTGCTGTCTCAGCGCTTCATTCTCCAATTGGAGTTGGTGATAATGAGCCACCCTATCTACCACACTTCTGCAGGATTGAATTACCGTGGTCACACCACTTTCCAAAGGGGCAAGCAAATCCTGCCAAAAAGCCTCCAGCCGGGTCAATAGAGGGCGTTCCATTCTGGTAAAAAAAGCCAGTACAACACACAATAGTAAAACAGCCAAAAGGATCCAAACCCTTTGGTTCACCCTCCGGCGTCGCACCGTATTTCACGCCCCTTTTACACCATCTTTCTCGGTGGCACTAACACCCTCTTTAACATATTAATATTCTCTAAAACTTTGCCCGTACCTTTTGCCACTGCGGTCAAAGGCTCTTCTGCCATCTGCACCGGCATGCCGGTCTCTTCCCGCACCAGCTCGTCCAATCCCCACAGCAGGGAGCCGCCTCCCGCCATCACAATGCCCCGGTCCATGATGTCAGCGGCTAATTCAGGCGGGGTTTTTTCCAAGCACACTTTGATCCCTTCGATGATATGGCTCACCGGCTCCTGCAGGGCGCCCTGAATCTCCGGAGCCGACACTTCAATGGTTTTCGGCAAGCCGGTTACCATATCCCGGCCGCGCACCTGGTAGGTGCGGGAACGTCTCTCCCCGGCCTCCGGCCCGCGGCCGAAATAAGCGGCCCCGATGGCCACTTTGATTTCTTCCGCCGTTCTTTCCCCAATCATTAAATTGTAAGCTTTCTTGATGTGGCTTGCGATGGCTTCATCCATCTCGTCACCGCCGATCCGGATGGAGCGGCTGGAGACGATGCCGCCCAA contains the following coding sequences:
- a CDS encoding penicillin-binding protein 2 is translated as MEENKELHLKLKVYFGVTVLIFLVLLARLFMLQVINAEAYQLKSDGNRIRMLSIPASRGEIMTADGKVLATSKPVYTISVSHLNDAALERQVAERLAELLDDPEITADSIIQKLNNHARRFESLEIYRLPWGEEAVTLITKLEERRSELPGLVIRAEPMRYYPEGTLAGHIIGYEGAISEKELELYQDYDYSLNDRIGKTGLERTYEIWEDDRQIIGGLRGQKGAQPVEVDARHRIVREFPVTLEPTQGHTLKLTIDYDLQKVLEESLEEVILQIQANKNPKSRAGAGVVIDVKTGAILAMASYPTMNPNDFVDGSYGQKRDYYNDQDLKPAFNRAIQAVYPPGSTFKPVTALALLESGKLTGGNLSVNCAGRYWKPPYIKCWQAHGRVDFDRAMAVSCNTFFQYAAELAGIDHIVRVGQALGLGSPTGLTDLPGEAKGVLPTPEWKKELNTVLINRKYDRLRENLAKKYEDLLQQAVTEEEKAALRAKQQQEERSLEARYRIDLNFETTWQPFDTYNTSIGQGSNSYTMLQLANYVATLVNGGYRYKPYLVDSIYDAEGNLVKQFEPELIMEVPMNKETLARTARAMLNTTAPGGTAYSLFRHFPEYIKVGAKTGTAETGLAGDGKNDFHGVFIAFAPVDDPQLAFAGIVEYGMSGSGSAGYVAKAVFEEYFGLNEKEEEFTLPPEFYVEIPAE
- the minC gene encoding septum site-determining protein MinC, whose protein sequence is MKFTSRVGEGRAHETTPSQGEDKSGLAQEWPEIDAENTILLQRTLRSGQSIRYPGNVVIMGDVNPGAEVIAGGNIIVMGNLRGVAHAGATGNERAMVAAFRLNPSQLRIANHFTRAPDGKYPEPQQPEIARIAGGTLVIESYPPGSNKFFNQ
- the mreC gene encoding rod shape-determining protein MreC translates to MVDRVAHYHQLQLENEALRQQLAELERRVQLTEEYRLENIRLRAMLNFGENLADHFDMLAARVVARNPSNWRQTLTIDRGRNHGLREGMAVITPKGVVGRLGTVGERSAEVVLILDHEGALGGMIQSTRFPGIVESTGDKDIPLQMIQLPHDSPVKENQTVITSGLGGIFPKGLRIGYVVEVVDEPNGLMKKALIMPFVDFDRIEEVFVILSEKGGE
- the mreD gene encoding rod shape-determining protein MreD — its product is MHYFILGAALFLSLTLEATLFNHLTLAGVKPDLLLVLVIIYSLFRGSAAGAKLGFVYGLVEDLLLGNYVGLNAACKMLVGYAIGWGEKRFFKDNILVPVFAVFTGTLGFLLIYFMLFSLVAGGGAWAPFSHMVLPLCAYNTLLGILLYRPLYRSLTEGLLRPERR
- a CDS encoding rod shape-determining protein — its product is MLFTRDLGIDLGTANTIVYMRGSGVVVQEPSVVAIARETGKVLAVGEEAKKMIGRTPGNVVAIRPIKDGVIADFDITQSMLHYFIHKVIKKGFLIRPRVVIGVPSGVTAVEERAVKEAALQAGAKEAFLIEEPMAAAIGAGMPVHEPTGNMIVDIGGGTTEVAIISLGGIVSSRSIRIGGDEMDEAIASHIKKAYNLMIGERTAEEIKVAIGAAYFGRGPEAGERRSRTYQVRGRDMVTGLPKTIEVSAPEIQGALQEPVSHIIEGIKVCLEKTPPELAADIMDRGIVMAGGGSLLWGLDELVREETGMPVQMAEEPLTAVAKGTGKVLENINMLKRVLVPPRKMV